A genomic segment from Glycine max cultivar Williams 82 chromosome 1, Glycine_max_v4.0, whole genome shotgun sequence encodes:
- the LOC100810680 gene encoding protein APEM9 isoform X3, whose protein sequence is MDSDAAAAIAIWKEIEASESYLVCSMYEEAAELASSVLERLRHGHHDIDRDMLESSAMVLLQAFNQLPTKTPDILNQLKLHFVSLKAIPTLVLLTGACFQIAQGSESALASVQQFLHDFLNGWSLEHSQYSSVITEAASRDQSPRFILPVDEYLQVVELYALTLLATVQKDVDLAISWVENASLPEENRQGLLRSLHSMHSSKSTILSQSSFQQSPTNSNEAYPLKEQSVSEGLPKALKSNEKYRSKEAVTKLSERIEACFWCFRERSKLL, encoded by the exons ATGGACTCAGACGCTGCTGCTGCGATTGCGATATGGAAAGAAATTGAGGCTTCAGAGAG CTACCTTGTTTGTTCTATGTACGAAGAAGCGGCAGAATTAGCTTCCTCTGTTTTGGAACGCTTGCGTCATGGCCATCATGATATCGATAGAGATATGTTGGAATCAAGTGCTATGGTGCTTCTTCAGGCATTCAACCAACTTCCCACCAAGACACCAGACATTCTTAATCAACTCAAACTACACTTTGTTTCACTCAAAGCTATTCCTACTCTTGTTCTTCTTACTGG AGCTTGTTTTCAAATAGCACAAGGTTCTGAATCTGCACTTGCCTCCGTTCAACAATTTCTCCACGACTTCCTTAATGGATGGTCTCTTGAACATTCACAATATTCTTCTGTCATTACCGAGGCTGCAAGTAGAGACCAAAGCCCCCGCTTCATTCTTCCAGTTGATGAATATTTGCAAGTTGTTGAGCTCTATGCCCTCACCCTTCTTGCAACAGTTCAAAAAGATGTTGATCTTGCAATCTCCTGGGTTGAGAATGCTTCATTGCCTGAGGAAAATCGACAG GGACTTCTGAGAAGTTTACACTCCATGCATTCTTCTAAAAGTACCATTTTGTCTCAAAGTTCCTTTCAGCAGTCACCCACAAATAGCAATGAAGCTTATCCTTTGAAAGAACAAAGTGTGTCTGAAGGATTACCAAAAGCCTTGAAAAGCAATGAAAAGTATAGGTCCAAAGAAGCTGTTACAAAACTGTCTGAACGAATAGAAGCATGTTTCTGGTGCTTCCGTG AAAGAAGCAAGCTACTTTAA
- the LOC100810680 gene encoding protein APEM9 isoform X1, with translation MDSDAAAAIAIWKEIEASESYLVCSMYEEAAELASSVLERLRHGHHDIDRDMLESSAMVLLQAFNQLPTKTPDILNQLKLHFVSLKAIPTLVLLTGACFQIAQGSESALASVQQFLHDFLNGWSLEHSQYSSVITEAASRDQSPRFILPVDEYLQVVELYALTLLATVQKDVDLAISWVENASLPEENRQGLLRSLHSMHSSKSTILSQSSFQQSPTNSNEAYPLKEQSVSEGLPKALKSNEKYRSKEAVTKLSERIEACFWCFRGINLKIGTTKFVITSGKIMLGCLILFIYYVFRKKQATLNRIVRRQAMAVKRALVDLWQLAFSYQVNPLAAVQPLSAATRQGQ, from the exons ATGGACTCAGACGCTGCTGCTGCGATTGCGATATGGAAAGAAATTGAGGCTTCAGAGAG CTACCTTGTTTGTTCTATGTACGAAGAAGCGGCAGAATTAGCTTCCTCTGTTTTGGAACGCTTGCGTCATGGCCATCATGATATCGATAGAGATATGTTGGAATCAAGTGCTATGGTGCTTCTTCAGGCATTCAACCAACTTCCCACCAAGACACCAGACATTCTTAATCAACTCAAACTACACTTTGTTTCACTCAAAGCTATTCCTACTCTTGTTCTTCTTACTGG AGCTTGTTTTCAAATAGCACAAGGTTCTGAATCTGCACTTGCCTCCGTTCAACAATTTCTCCACGACTTCCTTAATGGATGGTCTCTTGAACATTCACAATATTCTTCTGTCATTACCGAGGCTGCAAGTAGAGACCAAAGCCCCCGCTTCATTCTTCCAGTTGATGAATATTTGCAAGTTGTTGAGCTCTATGCCCTCACCCTTCTTGCAACAGTTCAAAAAGATGTTGATCTTGCAATCTCCTGGGTTGAGAATGCTTCATTGCCTGAGGAAAATCGACAG GGACTTCTGAGAAGTTTACACTCCATGCATTCTTCTAAAAGTACCATTTTGTCTCAAAGTTCCTTTCAGCAGTCACCCACAAATAGCAATGAAGCTTATCCTTTGAAAGAACAAAGTGTGTCTGAAGGATTACCAAAAGCCTTGAAAAGCAATGAAAAGTATAGGTCCAAAGAAGCTGTTACAAAACTGTCTGAACGAATAGAAGCATGTTTCTGGTGCTTCCGTGGTATCAATTTGAAGATTGGCACTACTAAGTTTGTCATAACTAGTGGGAAGATCATGCTTGGTTGTTTAATATTGTTCATCTATTATGTTTTCAGAAAGAAGCAAGCTACTTTAAACAG GATTGTAAGAAGACAGGCAATGGCCGTAAAGAGGGCTTTGGTAGATTTGTGGCAGCTTGCGTTTTCCTACCAAGTAAATCCTCTGGCAGCTGTTCAACCACTGTCTGCTGCAACACGTCAAGGTCAGTGA
- the LOC100810680 gene encoding protein APEM9 isoform X2 yields the protein MAIMISIEICWNQVLWCFFRHSTNFPPRHQTFLINSNYTLFHSKLFLLLFFLLGRACFQIAQGSESALASVQQFLHDFLNGWSLEHSQYSSVITEAASRDQSPRFILPVDEYLQVVELYALTLLATVQKDVDLAISWVENASLPEENRQGLLRSLHSMHSSKSTILSQSSFQQSPTNSNEAYPLKEQSVSEGLPKALKSNEKYRSKEAVTKLSERIEACFWCFRGINLKIGTTKFVITSGKIMLGCLILFIYYVFRKKQATLNRIVRRQAMAVKRALVDLWQLAFSYQVNPLAAVQPLSAATRQGQ from the exons ATGGCCATCATGATATCGATAGAGATATGTTGGAATCAAGTGCTATGGTGCTTCTTCAGGCATTCAACCAACTTCCCACCAAGACACCAGACATTCTTAATCAACTCAAACTACACTTTGTTTCACTCAAAGCTATTCCTACTCTTGTTCTTCTTACTGGGTCG AGCTTGTTTTCAAATAGCACAAGGTTCTGAATCTGCACTTGCCTCCGTTCAACAATTTCTCCACGACTTCCTTAATGGATGGTCTCTTGAACATTCACAATATTCTTCTGTCATTACCGAGGCTGCAAGTAGAGACCAAAGCCCCCGCTTCATTCTTCCAGTTGATGAATATTTGCAAGTTGTTGAGCTCTATGCCCTCACCCTTCTTGCAACAGTTCAAAAAGATGTTGATCTTGCAATCTCCTGGGTTGAGAATGCTTCATTGCCTGAGGAAAATCGACAG GGACTTCTGAGAAGTTTACACTCCATGCATTCTTCTAAAAGTACCATTTTGTCTCAAAGTTCCTTTCAGCAGTCACCCACAAATAGCAATGAAGCTTATCCTTTGAAAGAACAAAGTGTGTCTGAAGGATTACCAAAAGCCTTGAAAAGCAATGAAAAGTATAGGTCCAAAGAAGCTGTTACAAAACTGTCTGAACGAATAGAAGCATGTTTCTGGTGCTTCCGTGGTATCAATTTGAAGATTGGCACTACTAAGTTTGTCATAACTAGTGGGAAGATCATGCTTGGTTGTTTAATATTGTTCATCTATTATGTTTTCAGAAAGAAGCAAGCTACTTTAAACAG GATTGTAAGAAGACAGGCAATGGCCGTAAAGAGGGCTTTGGTAGATTTGTGGCAGCTTGCGTTTTCCTACCAAGTAAATCCTCTGGCAGCTGTTCAACCACTGTCTGCTGCAACACGTCAAGGTCAGTGA
- the LOC100785189 gene encoding pollen receptor-like kinase 2 isoform X2 produces the protein MALLTSFITSFTLLLLFVIMITSASDTGSLLKFRDSLENNNALLSSWNASIPPCSGSSHWPRVQCYKGHVSGLKLENMRLKGVIDVQSLLELPYLRTISLMNNDFDTEWPDINKIVGLKTLFLSNNNFSGEIPAQAFQGMQWLKKIHLSNNQFTGNEGVCGAPLSACSSPKKKSTASIVAAAVLVIVALIVIGAVILLVLHQRRKQAGPEVSAENPSSIMFQSQQKEASSSDEGSRGSPTSSSHRSRSLRLLFVRDDREKFDYNELFRASAKMLGSGCFSSSYKVALLDGPEMVVKRFKQMNNVGREEFDEHMRRIGRLNHPNLLPLVAYYYRKVEKLLVTDFVHNGSLAVRLHGYQALGQESLDWASRLKIVKGIAKGLEHLYKEMPSLIAAHGHLKSSNVLLSESLEPILTDYGLGPVINQDLAPEIMVIYKSPEYVQHGRITKKTDVWSLGILILEILTGKFPANLLQGKGSELSLANWVHSVVPQEWTREVFDKDMEGTNNSEGEMVKLLKIALACCEGDVDKRWDLKEAVERIHEVNEEEVKSSLSPWMVN, from the exons ATGGCACTCCTCACTTCTTTTATAACTTCattcacattattattattatttgtgattATGATAACCAGTGCTTCAGACACAGGATCTCTCCTCAAATTCAGAGACTCCCTTGAAAACAACAATGCATTGTTGTCCTCATGGAATGCATCCATCCCTCCATGTTCGGGTTCATCCCACTGGCCTCGCGTTCAGTGTTACAAGGGACACGTGTCGGGGTTGAAGCTCGAGAACATGAGGCTCAAAGGTGTCATTGACGTCCAATCCCTCCTGGAGTTACCATATCTCAGAACCATAAGCCTCATGAACAACGACTTCGACACTGAATGGCCTGATATCAACAAGATTGTGGGTTTGAAGACCCTTTTCCTTTCAAATAACAATTTCTCCGGGGAGATTCCGGCTCAGGCTTTTCAGGGCATGCAGTGGTTGAAGAAGATTCATCTCTCAAACAACCAGTTCACAG GCAATGAAGGGGTATGTGGAGCACCGCTAAGTGCATGCTCCTCCCCAAAAAAGAAATCAACTGCGAGTATTGTTGCGGCAGCGGTTCTTGTTATTGTAGCACTGATAGTGATTGGAGCAGTAATATTGTTAGTCCTGcatcaaagaagaaaacaagcTGGGCCAGAAGTGTCTGCGGAGAATCCATCATCAATAATGTTCCAATCCCAACAGAAAGAAGCCTCGTCTTCAGATGAAGGAAGTCGGGGGTCGCCTACTAGCTCGAGCCACAGAAGCAGAAGCTTGAGGCTATTGTTTGTGAGGGATGACAGAGAGAAGTTTGATTATAATGAACTGTTTAGAGCCTCAGCAAAGATGTTGGGCAGTGGTTGTTTCAGCTCTTCCTACAAGGTTGCTCTGTTGGACGGACCAGAGATGGTGGTGAAGAGATTCAAGCAGATGAACAATGTAGGGAGGGAGGAGTTTGATGAGCACATGCGACGGATTGGAAGGTTGAATCATCCTAATCTGCTTCCTCTGGTCGCCTACTACTACAGAAAGGTGGAGAAACTCTTGGTTACTGACTTTGTTCACAATGGAAGCTTGGCCGTTCGCCTTCACG gataccaagctctaggacaAGAAAGCCTGGATTGGGCAAGCCGGTTGAAGATAGTGAAAGGCATAGCAAAAGGACTTGAACATCTGTACAAGGAGATGCCAAGCCTAATTGCGGCACATGGACATCTAAAGTCCTCCAACGTTCTTCTGAGTGAATCTTTGGAGCCCATCCTGACAGATTATGGGTTGGGGCCAGTGATAAACCAGGACCTTGCACCTGAAATCATGGTCATCTACAAGTCCCCAGAGTATGTGCAGCATGGGCGCATCACAAAGAAGACTGATGTGTGGAGTCTTGGGATACTCATTCTGGAGATTCTCACTGGCAAGTTCCCTGCTAACCTTCTACAAGGCAAAGGGAGTGAGTTGAGTTTGGCAAATTGGGTGCATTCGGTTGTCCCCCAAGAGTGGACTAGAGAGGTGTTTGATAAGGACATGGAGGGAACCAATAACAGTGAGGGGGAGATGGTCAAGCTTTTGAAGATTGCATTGGCTTGTTGTGAAGGAGATGTGGACAAGAGATGGGACTTAAAAGAAGCAGTAGAAAGAATTCATGAGGTCAACGAGGAGGAGGTGAAGTCATCACTTTCTCCATGGATGGTTAATTGA
- the LOC100785189 gene encoding pollen receptor-like kinase 2 isoform X1: MALLTSFITSFTLLLLFVIMITSASDTGSLLKFRDSLENNNALLSSWNASIPPCSGSSHWPRVQCYKGHVSGLKLENMRLKGVIDVQSLLELPYLRTISLMNNDFDTEWPDINKIVGLKTLFLSNNNFSGEIPAQAFQGMQWLKKIHLSNNQFTGPIPTSLASMPRLMELRLEGNQFTGPIPNFQHAFKSFSVANNQLEGEIPASLHNMPPSSFSGNEGVCGAPLSACSSPKKKSTASIVAAAVLVIVALIVIGAVILLVLHQRRKQAGPEVSAENPSSIMFQSQQKEASSSDEGSRGSPTSSSHRSRSLRLLFVRDDREKFDYNELFRASAKMLGSGCFSSSYKVALLDGPEMVVKRFKQMNNVGREEFDEHMRRIGRLNHPNLLPLVAYYYRKVEKLLVTDFVHNGSLAVRLHGYQALGQESLDWASRLKIVKGIAKGLEHLYKEMPSLIAAHGHLKSSNVLLSESLEPILTDYGLGPVINQDLAPEIMVIYKSPEYVQHGRITKKTDVWSLGILILEILTGKFPANLLQGKGSELSLANWVHSVVPQEWTREVFDKDMEGTNNSEGEMVKLLKIALACCEGDVDKRWDLKEAVERIHEVNEEEVKSSLSPWMVN, encoded by the exons ATGGCACTCCTCACTTCTTTTATAACTTCattcacattattattattatttgtgattATGATAACCAGTGCTTCAGACACAGGATCTCTCCTCAAATTCAGAGACTCCCTTGAAAACAACAATGCATTGTTGTCCTCATGGAATGCATCCATCCCTCCATGTTCGGGTTCATCCCACTGGCCTCGCGTTCAGTGTTACAAGGGACACGTGTCGGGGTTGAAGCTCGAGAACATGAGGCTCAAAGGTGTCATTGACGTCCAATCCCTCCTGGAGTTACCATATCTCAGAACCATAAGCCTCATGAACAACGACTTCGACACTGAATGGCCTGATATCAACAAGATTGTGGGTTTGAAGACCCTTTTCCTTTCAAATAACAATTTCTCCGGGGAGATTCCGGCTCAGGCTTTTCAGGGCATGCAGTGGTTGAAGAAGATTCATCTCTCAAACAACCAGTTCACAGGTCCTATTCCAACTTCCCTCGCATCCATGCCTAGGCTTATGGAGTTGAGGTTGGAGGGAAACCAATTCACTGGCCCCATTCCCAATTTTCAACATGCATTCAAATCATTTAGCGTAGCCAATAATCAATTGGAGGGAGAAATACCAGCCAGCCTCCATAACATGccaccttcttctttctctg GCAATGAAGGGGTATGTGGAGCACCGCTAAGTGCATGCTCCTCCCCAAAAAAGAAATCAACTGCGAGTATTGTTGCGGCAGCGGTTCTTGTTATTGTAGCACTGATAGTGATTGGAGCAGTAATATTGTTAGTCCTGcatcaaagaagaaaacaagcTGGGCCAGAAGTGTCTGCGGAGAATCCATCATCAATAATGTTCCAATCCCAACAGAAAGAAGCCTCGTCTTCAGATGAAGGAAGTCGGGGGTCGCCTACTAGCTCGAGCCACAGAAGCAGAAGCTTGAGGCTATTGTTTGTGAGGGATGACAGAGAGAAGTTTGATTATAATGAACTGTTTAGAGCCTCAGCAAAGATGTTGGGCAGTGGTTGTTTCAGCTCTTCCTACAAGGTTGCTCTGTTGGACGGACCAGAGATGGTGGTGAAGAGATTCAAGCAGATGAACAATGTAGGGAGGGAGGAGTTTGATGAGCACATGCGACGGATTGGAAGGTTGAATCATCCTAATCTGCTTCCTCTGGTCGCCTACTACTACAGAAAGGTGGAGAAACTCTTGGTTACTGACTTTGTTCACAATGGAAGCTTGGCCGTTCGCCTTCACG gataccaagctctaggacaAGAAAGCCTGGATTGGGCAAGCCGGTTGAAGATAGTGAAAGGCATAGCAAAAGGACTTGAACATCTGTACAAGGAGATGCCAAGCCTAATTGCGGCACATGGACATCTAAAGTCCTCCAACGTTCTTCTGAGTGAATCTTTGGAGCCCATCCTGACAGATTATGGGTTGGGGCCAGTGATAAACCAGGACCTTGCACCTGAAATCATGGTCATCTACAAGTCCCCAGAGTATGTGCAGCATGGGCGCATCACAAAGAAGACTGATGTGTGGAGTCTTGGGATACTCATTCTGGAGATTCTCACTGGCAAGTTCCCTGCTAACCTTCTACAAGGCAAAGGGAGTGAGTTGAGTTTGGCAAATTGGGTGCATTCGGTTGTCCCCCAAGAGTGGACTAGAGAGGTGTTTGATAAGGACATGGAGGGAACCAATAACAGTGAGGGGGAGATGGTCAAGCTTTTGAAGATTGCATTGGCTTGTTGTGAAGGAGATGTGGACAAGAGATGGGACTTAAAAGAAGCAGTAGAAAGAATTCATGAGGTCAACGAGGAGGAGGTGAAGTCATCACTTTCTCCATGGATGGTTAATTGA